The Thermodesulfobacterium sp. TA1 sequence AATATTTTTAAGTAATCTAAAAACAGGAGGGTAGGTTATGGGGGTACCTAAGGTATTAACGATTTTAGGCCAAACCGACGCAGGAAAAGCAAGACTTTCTGAAGCCTTTTGTAAAGTTTGTGGAGAAGCCATCAAGGGACAAAAAAAAGAATCAAACTTCTATCTGAGAGTCTATGGATTTAATTACAAAGATACACCTTTTTATCTTTTAACCACTCCAGGTGATGAAAACTTTTTAGGAGAGATTAAATGGGCACTTAAGGTGTCTGATGCTGCTATTTTAGTGGTTGATTCTTCTAACCCCATCAAATATCACACCATAAGAGTGTTTGAAATGGCAAAAGAGATGGAAGTTCCTCTTTTTATCTTTATCAACAAATTAGACGAAGAAAAAAGTAACTTTGGTCAAACCATTTGCGACCTGCAAGATAACTTAGAAATTTTACAGGTCCCTATAATCTATGCCTTTGGAGAAAAAGAACAGCCTCTTTTAGTTGATTTGATAGAAGATAAGGCCGTAGTAGAAAAGGGTAGTAAAATAGAATATATAGACTATCCAGAAAATTTAAAACATAGAGTTTCTACTTTAAAAGAAAATCTTATAGAAACAGCAGCTGAAGGAAAAGATGAACTGATAGAAAAATATCTTGATACCGGAAGTTTAACCAAAGAAGAAATTTTAGAAGGTTTAAAAGCTGGTTTAGCCAACAATAAAATCGCTTTAATCTTTACTGGGGCGGCTAAACCTGGAATAGGAGTGCCTACTTTTCTCGAATATCTATACCAGTTTGTTCCCTCTTACGAACTGGTAAGAAAAAGGAACGAAACAGACGAAAAATCTTCTGGTTTTATTTTCAAAACCATCATCGATCCCTTTGCCGGCAAACTTTCTTATGGAAGGGTATTTGCCGGTTCTTTTAACTCAGACAGCACGGTTTTTACCTCTAACGGCAAAGAAGAAAAGTATACCCAAATTTTTGTACCCAAAGGCGATGGACTACAACAAGTAAAGGAAGTTAAAGAAGGAGAAGTAATCGTTTTTGCTAAAGTTGACGGATTGTCTACAGGGATAACCTTTGCTAAAAATCTTGGGGTTAAACCTATTTCACTACCCAAACTACCTTCACCTATGATAACCATGGCTTTACACCCAGAAACCAGGGCTGACGAAGACAAGATAAGCGGAGCTTTAACTAAAATCAAAGAAGAAGACCCTTCTATCATCTTTACCAGAGATGAAGAAACTAAAGAACTTCTTATTTCTGGTTTAGGGGTAATCCATATAGAAAAAACCATAGAAAAATTAAGGGAAAAGTTTGGGGTAAAGGTAAAACTTACTACCCCTAAAATCCCTTATAGAGAAACCATCAAAAAACCAGTACATGGTGTAATTTATAGACATAAAAAACAAAGCGGAGGTAGAGGACAGTTTGCTGAAGTCCATTTCAACCTCTTTCCCTTAGAAAGAGGTAAAGGCTTTGAATTTTTAGAAACCCTTACTGGAATGAATGTCCCAAGAAACTATGTACCTGCAGTAGAAAAAGGGGTAAGAGAAGCGATGGAAAGAGGACCTTTGGCAGGATTTCCGGTAGTTGACGTAAAAGTCCAATTTTATGACGGAAAATCTCACGAAGTAGACTCCTCTGACCTTGCCTTTAAAATAGCAGCCATTCATTGTTTTAGAAAAGGTATGGAACAAGCTAATCCTGTGCTCTTAGAGCCTTATATAGAAATGGAAATCTATGTTCCAGACGAAACCGTAGGGGACGTAGTAGGAGACCTCAACTCAAGAAGGGGCAGAGTATTAGGGATTGAAAAAGATAAAAAAATGACTAAAATATCCGCTGTGGTTCCGATGGCAGAGGTTCAAAACTATGTAGTAGCTTTACAAGGATTTACAGGAGGGAGAGGGTATTTTATCTCCAAGTTTTCCCATTACGAAGAAGCCCCACCGTTTGTAGCAGAAAAAGTGATAGCAGAAAGAAAATCCCAGTTAGAGGCTGCAAAAGAAGAATGATAAAAGTAGGCATCCTTACACTTAGTGATAAAGGGTTTAAAGGAGAAAGAGAGGATAAATCTGGAAAACTGCTTAAAACCTTGGTAGAAAAAGAAGGATGGTTAGTAGAAAAATATTTAATTCTACCAGATGAAAAGGAAAAAATAGTAGAAACCCTTAAAGCTTGGACTGATGAAGCAAGATTAGACCTTATTCTTACCAACGGAGGAACTGGGGTTTATCCAAGGGATGTTACCCCTGAAGCTACCCGAGAGGTAATAGAAAAAGAAATTCCTGGTATACCTGAATTTATAAGGTATATCAGCTATCCCCTAACCCCTATGGCTGCTTTAACCAGAGGAGTAGCTGGGGTTAGGGGTAAAACCCTTATCATCAACCTACCTGGTAGCCCTAAAGCTATCGAAGAAATTTTCCCCAACTTGATAGCCATCATAAAACATGCGGTAGAAAAGATCAAAGGAGACCCAAGTGAGTGTGCCAGAGGTTAAACTTTCTAAAATGGTAAAAGCCTCAGGTTGAGCGGCTAAGCTTCCACAAGAGTTTCTTGTGGAAATACTTGAAGATTTAGAGCTTCCTTCTCATCCTAACCTTATTCAAAGTTTTGAAAACGGAGCTGATGCAGGGATTTACAAGTTAGACGAAGAAAAGGCCTTGGTTTTTACCGCCGACTTTTTTACCCCTGTGGTTGACGACCCTTATACCTTTGGGCAAATAGCCGCAGCCAATTCTTTAGCAGACGTTTATGTCTGTGGAGCAAAACCCCTTTTAGCCTTAAACCTTATTACCTTTCCCAAAAAAGGTATCCCTAAGGAGGTATTAAAAGAAATTCTAAAGGGTGGTTTGTCTAAAATCAAAGAAGCAGGTGCTTTGTTGGTAGGTGGACATAGCGTTGATGATCCAGAACCTAAATATGGTCTTGCTGTAGTTGGCCTGGTTCATCCTCAAAAGATCATAAGAAACAATCAGGCCCAAGCAGGAGACCTCCTTTATCTCTCTAAACCTATAGGAACAGGAATTTTAATAACCGCCTATAAAGGTAAACTTTTTGATGAAACCAAAGAGATTTATCAAAAGATGGTAAAAACCATGACTGAGCTAAACGATAAAATCTGTTCGGTAATGGTAGACTTAGGGATTAAAGCTGCAACAGATATTACAGGTTTTGGTTTAATAGGCCATGCCCTTGAAATGGCTACTGCAAGCAAAAAGGACCTTATCATCTACTCAAGCAAAGTCCCTTGTTTTAAAGAGGCTAAAGATTGTATTTCTATGGGAATAGTGCCTGAAGGTGATTACCACAACCTTCATTTCTGCAAAAAATCGATCTATGTTCACCCAGACGTCTCAGAGGATGAATTAATCTTATTATCTGATGCCCAAACCTCTGGAGGGGTTTTAGTAGCCGTACCTCCAGAAAAAAAAGAAATCTTTGAGAAAAAAACGTTTGAATTAGGGCTTACCAACCTAACCCTTATCGGAGAAGTTAAACCACCAGAGGGCTCCTGTCCAACCGTAAGGGTTTATCCTTAGATTTATAAACTTTTCCTATATATCAACCTAAAACTTATTGAAAAATCCTATTTGACTTTTCTCAGTTGTTACTAAAAATTTTTCTAAATTTTTAAGAAAAAACCTCCAGGGAGGGATCTATGACACAAGACTATGTAAAAATGTGGCAAGATTTAGGTCTAAATTTAGAAAACCATGATTGTTTGCTCAAGGCTTTAGCCGATATATATCAACAGGTGTATCTTACTCAAGAAAACCGCCCCGAAGGGATGAAATATTTTGATTTTGTTATCTCAGAGGCTCATGGTCTTAGGATAAAAGAGCTTCTTGAGGCTAAAAAACAGGGAAAAAAGATTATAGGAACCTTCTGTGTTTATGTACCTGAGGAAATGATACTGGCAACAAACGGAATATGTGTAGGTCTTTGTGCAGGGGCTCCAATAGGTTTTGATGAGGCAGAAAAGGTTTTACCAAAGAATACCTGTGACCTCATCAAGGCTTTTATAGGTTTTAAGCTTACCCAGGTTTGTCCTTATATAGAAAGCTGCGACCTTTTGGTAGGCGAAACCACCTGCGATGGTAAGAAAAAAGCTTATGAAGTCCTTGATAAACTTACCAGAAAGGTCTATGTTATGGAAGTCCCCCACAGAAAAACAGAGGTAGGTAGAGAATTGTTTTTAAAAGAACTTTTTGGTTTAAAAGAGAAGTTAGAAGAATTAACCGGTCAAAAAATGTCGGTAGAAACCCTTAAAGAAGGTATAAGGATAGTAAACGAAAAAAGAAAAGCTTTGATGAGGCTTGAAAGATTAAGGGCTTATGACCCAGCTCCTATTTCAGGTCTTGACGCCCTTTTGGTTAATCAGATAGCCTTTTATGACGATCCAGTAAGATTGACCCAAAAGGTAAACGAACTTTGTGATGAACTCGAAGAAAGGGTTAAAAAGGGCTTAGGCGTTAAACCCAAAGGAACCCCAAGAATACTTATTACTGGTTGTCCCTTTGCCTTACCCAACTGGAAACTTCATCACATAATAGAAACAAGCGGAGCAGTAGTCGTAGGAGAAGAATCTTGCATAGGAAGAAGGTATTATCATACCTTGGTTCCTGAAAACTTTGAGAGTGTAGAAGCAGGTATCAAACTCTTAGCCGATAGATACTTAAAGACCCACTGTGCTTGTTTTACCCCTAATACAGAAAGAACAGAAGACATCAAAGATATGGCCAACCAACTAAAAGCTCAAGGGGTTGTTTATTACTCTATTCAATTCTGTACACCCTACCTTTTTGAGGCTTATCAAGTAGAAAAAGAAATTGACCTTCCCTTTTTAAAAATAGATACCAACTACAGCATGGAAGACGTGGGACAACTCAAAACAAGATGTGAGGCCTTTATAGAAACCTTATAAAGATTTATTATGAAGGTTTTAGGGCTTGATGTTGGTTCTACCTACATTAAGATAGCCCTTTTTGAAAAGGAAAATTTAAAAGCTTTAGAAAGAGATAATACTTCCTATACACCTTTAGAAAAAGCTCTTTATTATATAGAAAAATACCAACCAGATCAAGTAGTTGCTACCGGATACGGAAGAAACTTGGTTCATACAAACCTTGAAAACTGTACTACTATTTCTGAGATAAAAGCTTTTGCCATAGGTGCAAAGTTTATTCATCCGACAGTAAAAACCATCTTAGACATAGGAGGACAGGATACCAAAGTTATAAGCCTTGATGAAACAGGTAAGGTGGTAAAGTTTGAGATGAACGACCGTTGCTCGGCAGGCACAGGAAGGTTTTTAGAGATAATGTGCAGAGCATTAGGTTATCAGATTGAGGAGTTAAATCATCTGGAAATAGAAGGAGAGGTTAAGGTAAAAATTAGCAGCCTCTGCACGGTTTTTGCAGAATCAGAGGTTATCTCCCTGATAGCCCAAGGGTTGCCAAGGGAAGAAATTTTAAAAGGAGTTCATCTTTCTGTGGTCTATAAGGTGATTTCTATGCTTAAAAGAATTTCTGTTAAAGAGGATTTAGTTTTTGCTGGAGGTTGTTCACAAAATAAGCTTTTAAAAAGACTTTTAGAAGACCAGCTAAAAACCAAGATTATAACCTTAAAAGAATCCCCTTTTTTAGGGGCGATAGGGGCTGGGGTTTTTGGTTTGTTAAAAACTAGAGATTAGAAAATTCTTTGATAAATTCTAAAAATTTATGTTCTATCGGTAAAAGTTTAGTCATCCGTAGATAAACCATGTAAAACTTTCTTTTTATCACCAGATTTTTAATCCTCACTACCTTTAAAAGATTAAGAGAGGTTTCAAGTCCTACGGCTAAAGAAGAAACCAAACCAAACCCTAAACCTGCTTTTACCGCCTCTTTTATAGCCTCTGTTGACCCCATCTCTCCGATGATATTAAGCTTAGTCCAGTCTATATTCTTTTTATCTAAAGCTTCTAAAAAATTTTTCCAAGTGCCTGACCCCTCCTCACGCTTTAAAATAGGTATTTTATAAAGTTCTTCTAAACTTATTTCTTCTTTAGCAAAGTCAGTAGGAGCAATAAGGACTATCTCATCTTCATAACAAGGTAAAAACACTAAATCTTTATTAACAAAAACCGCTCCAATCATCCCAAAATCTATCTCCTTTGCCAACACCTTTTCTACAACCTCTTTACTGTCACCTACTTTTAAAAAAACTGAAATGTTCGGGTACTTTTCCTTAAAACTTTTTATGATCTTAGGAAGTATATATTGTCCTGGGATGGTGCTTCCTCCGATTTCTATCATACCTACTTTTTCGTCTTTAAGTAGTTTCAACTCTTTCTCCATTTGCTTTATAATGTTTAAGACCTCTTTTCCATAACGGTAGACTATCTTTCCTGCTTTACTGGGTACAACTTTTCTGGTATTTCGGTCAAAAAGACTTACCTCTAACTCTTCTTCAAGGTCCTTGATATGAAGAGTAATGGTAGGTTGAGCAAGATGTAAAACAGCAGAAGCCTTAGAGAAACTCTGAGTTTCGTATACCTTGATAAAAACCTCTAATTTCCTTAAGTCTAACATATCATAATCCTCAAGGTTTGAAATATTGATATTGAGTATACAAAAAAACACTCTAGAGACAAGGGCATTTTTTATAGAAAAAGTCTATAAATCTTTCTAAAACATATTGATTTTTTCTATTTGACTTTAAATTGCGTTTTTTATATTTTTTTAGAATTGATAAACTACTACTTTTAAACTAAAGGAGGTGTGCATGAACGGGATAGGTAATTTTTTTGCCACCAGATGGGGCATTATTTTAGTAGGAGCTATTATAGGAATTTTAGCCCCTATTCTTCAAAAGCTGGGAAACCCACCTAATATGGGGATTTGTGTTGCCTGTATGGAAAGAGACATTGCAGGAGCCCTTGGTTTTCACAGAGCAGAGGTAGTCCAATACATGAGACCAGAAATAATCGGTTTTGTTTTAGGTTCTTTTTTAAGTGCCCTTTTGTTTAGGGAATATCGTCCAAGAGGAGGGTCTGCCCCGTTTATCCGGTTTATCTTAGGGATGTTTGCGATGATAGGTGCTTTGACTTTTTTAGGTTGCCCTTGGAGGACTATCCTTAGACTTGCTGGAGGAGATTTCAACGCTATTTTGGGGTTGGTAGGTCTTATTTTTGGTGTATTTATCGGAACAATTTTTTTCAGAATGGGGTATTCGCTCGGTAGGTCTCAGGGCCTACCTTATAAAGCCGCTGGTTTAGGCTTTCCCTTTTTGATGCTAATCTGTCTGGTTTTACTTTTGATAGATGCACCTGCCCCTGGTACCAACAAAGGAGAATTTTTATTTTTCAGCATTAAGGGGCCTGGTTCACAACACGCCCCTATTTTGGTTTCTCTTTTAGTAGGACTTTTTATAGGGGTGCTTGCCCAGAGAAGCAGGTTTTGCACCATGGGAGCCTTCAGGGATGTTATTCTTTTCAGGCAGTTTCATCTTTTCTTAGGAGTTGCCTCCTTTTTTGTTACCGCATTGATTACTAACCTTATTTTAGGGCAGTTTAACCCTGGATTTGAAAATCAACCTATCGCCCATACGATGCAGTTGTGGAACTTTTTAGGCATGACCTTAGCAGGACTTTGTTTTGCCTTAGCAGGAGGCTGTCCTGGAAGGCAACTTTTCCTTTCAGGAGAAGGAGACGGAGATGCAGCCATCTTTGCTACAGGTATGATAGTAGGTGCAGCAGTAGCTCATAATTTTGGTTTAGCTGCTTCTCCCAAAGGTATAGGACCTCATACCCCTGAAGCCATAATCTTAGGTTTTGCGGTATGTCTGGTGATAGGGTTTACTATGAGGACTAAAAAAGCTTAAAATCAAAAACTTAAGGAGTCAACTATCAGAAAATAGGAATTAAACATGAGAGACCTCCAGAACAGGGAACTTAGAAAAAGCAGGATTAAAGAAAGTTTTTTTTCTACAAATTGCATAGATAACTCTTATAAGTTTGTTTACAACTGCTATCATAGCTTTCTTATAACTGCCAAAGTTTTTCTTCTTACGTATAAAATAGGATCTGAAGTAAAAATTCCATTTTACTACACCTACCGCCATCTGGAAAAGAACATTTCTGAGAAAGCTCGACCCTTGCTTAGATATGCTCATCTTAGCTTTATACTTACCAGATTGTTTTGTTACTGGGTCTGTGCCCGCAAACTTTATGAGCTTTTTGGCATTAGAAAATCTTTTTACGTCTCTGATTTCAGCCAAAAAGAGACTTGCAAGTTTAGAGGAAATACCTTTTATAGAGGAAATGAGCTTAATTTGTTCTTGCTGGTCTTCATCCATTTTCTCTACAAGCATCTCTTCAAGCTTTTTTATTCTTGGCTCAAGGAAAAAGAGTTTTTCGATGTAGATGATAAGAGTTTGAGAGAGATAAGGATTGTCAACCCCGATAGAGTTTTTAGCAAGGTTTATGACTTCATCGGGAGAAAAGGAAGGGGTTTTACCTTTAGGAACAGAGGATTTAATAATTTCGGAAATTTCATTTGGTTTAGCTTTTTTAAGGGTTTTAGCAGAGGGGAATTTAAGGAGTATGTTAAGGAAGGAGTGGGAGTAAATATTAAAGTGCTTTTCAGCTTCTGGGAAAAGAACAGTGAGGGCGTATTTGATTTGAGTTTTAGCTTCAGCAAGTTCATGTTTAAGTTTTTGGATAAGACGAGAAGCACTACGGAGTTCAGAGTTTTCAGGATAGGATTTAAGGAATTCAGGGTTATTAAGAGCGAAGAGTGCAAGGATTTTGGCATCTTTTGTGTCGTATTTAGAGGGGTTGTTAGCGGAGATAAATTCAAAGAATCTGTGGACGATTTTAGGGTTAAGG is a genomic window containing:
- a CDS encoding acyl-CoA dehydratase activase, coding for MKVLGLDVGSTYIKIALFEKENLKALERDNTSYTPLEKALYYIEKYQPDQVVATGYGRNLVHTNLENCTTISEIKAFAIGAKFIHPTVKTILDIGGQDTKVISLDETGKVVKFEMNDRCSAGTGRFLEIMCRALGYQIEELNHLEIEGEVKVKISSLCTVFAESEVISLIAQGLPREEILKGVHLSVVYKVISMLKRISVKEDLVFAGGCSQNKLLKRLLEDQLKTKIITLKESPFLGAIGAGVFGLLKTRD
- a CDS encoding double-cubane-cluster-containing anaerobic reductase; amino-acid sequence: MTQDYVKMWQDLGLNLENHDCLLKALADIYQQVYLTQENRPEGMKYFDFVISEAHGLRIKELLEAKKQGKKIIGTFCVYVPEEMILATNGICVGLCAGAPIGFDEAEKVLPKNTCDLIKAFIGFKLTQVCPYIESCDLLVGETTCDGKKKAYEVLDKLTRKVYVMEVPHRKTEVGRELFLKELFGLKEKLEELTGQKMSVETLKEGIRIVNEKRKALMRLERLRAYDPAPISGLDALLVNQIAFYDDPVRLTQKVNELCDELEERVKKGLGVKPKGTPRILITGCPFALPNWKLHHIIETSGAVVVGEESCIGRRYYHTLVPENFESVEAGIKLLADRYLKTHCACFTPNTERTEDIKDMANQLKAQGVVYYSIQFCTPYLFEAYQVEKEIDLPFLKIDTNYSMEDVGQLKTRCEAFIETL
- a CDS encoding molybdenum cofactor biosynthesis protein B is translated as MIKVGILTLSDKGFKGEREDKSGKLLKTLVEKEGWLVEKYLILPDEKEKIVETLKAWTDEARLDLILTNGGTGVYPRDVTPEATREVIEKEIPGIPEFIRYISYPLTPMAALTRGVAGVRGKTLIINLPGSPKAIEEIFPNLIAIIKHAVEKIKGDPSECARG
- a CDS encoding IS110 family transposase, translated to MTHYIGVDISKDNFHFCILNHEAKTLSSGKLSMSLQGFSDFFNLLKTLSDPIVVMESSGRFHIPLYCFLVEKDIQTFILNPKIVHRFFEFISANNPSKYDTKDAKILALFALNNPEFLKSYPENSELRSASRLIQKLKHELAEAKTQIKYALTVLFPEAEKHFNIYSHSFLNILLKFPSAKTLKKAKPNEISEIIKSSVPKGKTPSFSPDEVINLAKNSIGVDNPYLSQTLIIYIEKLFFLEPRIKKLEEMLVEKMDEDQQEQIKLISSIKGISSKLASLFLAEIRDVKRFSNAKKLIKFAGTDPVTKQSGKYKAKMSISKQGSSFLRNVLFQMAVGVVKWNFYFRSYFIRKKKNFGSYKKAMIAVVNKLIRVIYAICRKKTFFNPAFSKFPVLEVSHV
- a CDS encoding selenium metabolism-associated LysR family transcriptional regulator, translated to MLDLRKLEVFIKVYETQSFSKASAVLHLAQPTITLHIKDLEEELEVSLFDRNTRKVVPSKAGKIVYRYGKEVLNIIKQMEKELKLLKDEKVGMIEIGGSTIPGQYILPKIIKSFKEKYPNISVFLKVGDSKEVVEKVLAKEIDFGMIGAVFVNKDLVFLPCYEDEIVLIAPTDFAKEEISLEELYKIPILKREEGSGTWKNFLEALDKKNIDWTKLNIIGEMGSTEAIKEAVKAGLGFGLVSSLAVGLETSLNLLKVVRIKNLVIKRKFYMVYLRMTKLLPIEHKFLEFIKEFSNL
- a CDS encoding translation factor GTPase family protein yields the protein MGVPKVLTILGQTDAGKARLSEAFCKVCGEAIKGQKKESNFYLRVYGFNYKDTPFYLLTTPGDENFLGEIKWALKVSDAAILVVDSSNPIKYHTIRVFEMAKEMEVPLFIFINKLDEEKSNFGQTICDLQDNLEILQVPIIYAFGEKEQPLLVDLIEDKAVVEKGSKIEYIDYPENLKHRVSTLKENLIETAAEGKDELIEKYLDTGSLTKEEILEGLKAGLANNKIALIFTGAAKPGIGVPTFLEYLYQFVPSYELVRKRNETDEKSSGFIFKTIIDPFAGKLSYGRVFAGSFNSDSTVFTSNGKEEKYTQIFVPKGDGLQQVKEVKEGEVIVFAKVDGLSTGITFAKNLGVKPISLPKLPSPMITMALHPETRADEDKISGALTKIKEEDPSIIFTRDEETKELLISGLGVIHIEKTIEKLREKFGVKVKLTTPKIPYRETIKKPVHGVIYRHKKQSGGRGQFAEVHFNLFPLERGKGFEFLETLTGMNVPRNYVPAVEKGVREAMERGPLAGFPVVDVKVQFYDGKSHEVDSSDLAFKIAAIHCFRKGMEQANPVLLEPYIEMEIYVPDETVGDVVGDLNSRRGRVLGIEKDKKMTKISAVVPMAEVQNYVVALQGFTGGRGYFISKFSHYEEAPPFVAEKVIAERKSQLEAAKEE
- the yedE gene encoding YedE family putative selenium transporter — its product is MNGIGNFFATRWGIILVGAIIGILAPILQKLGNPPNMGICVACMERDIAGALGFHRAEVVQYMRPEIIGFVLGSFLSALLFREYRPRGGSAPFIRFILGMFAMIGALTFLGCPWRTILRLAGGDFNAILGLVGLIFGVFIGTIFFRMGYSLGRSQGLPYKAAGLGFPFLMLICLVLLLIDAPAPGTNKGEFLFFSIKGPGSQHAPILVSLLVGLFIGVLAQRSRFCTMGAFRDVILFRQFHLFLGVASFFVTALITNLILGQFNPGFENQPIAHTMQLWNFLGMTLAGLCFALAGGCPGRQLFLSGEGDGDAAIFATGMIVGAAVAHNFGLAASPKGIGPHTPEAIILGFAVCLVIGFTMRTKKA
- the selD gene encoding selenide, water dikinase SelD, producing the protein MPEVKLSKMVKASGUAAKLPQEFLVEILEDLELPSHPNLIQSFENGADAGIYKLDEEKALVFTADFFTPVVDDPYTFGQIAAANSLADVYVCGAKPLLALNLITFPKKGIPKEVLKEILKGGLSKIKEAGALLVGGHSVDDPEPKYGLAVVGLVHPQKIIRNNQAQAGDLLYLSKPIGTGILITAYKGKLFDETKEIYQKMVKTMTELNDKICSVMVDLGIKAATDITGFGLIGHALEMATASKKDLIIYSSKVPCFKEAKDCISMGIVPEGDYHNLHFCKKSIYVHPDVSEDELILLSDAQTSGGVLVAVPPEKKEIFEKKTFELGLTNLTLIGEVKPPEGSCPTVRVYP